In the genome of Drosophila pseudoobscura strain MV-25-SWS-2005 chromosome 3, UCI_Dpse_MV25, whole genome shotgun sequence, one region contains:
- the Patronin gene encoding patronin isoform X31 — MDAAESQEIRQARQRASVKWLLSKAFNNRVPDNLKEPFYRDHENQERLKPQIIVELGNATLYCQTLSNLYSDPNYQSLNHWSIIQTLARKGVPVAESSDMPITETVLIQTNPLRINAHMSVIESLMVLYAKEISSGDRIMSAIRRISGSNYQTPPGQTYEQALLAWISHACAALKKRIIKEVETGLPDENGTRLQTPDIPPVRDFQDLCDGICLALLIAYYCPKVVPWTMVRINYLPAVEDSIHNILLVSNFSQKHLPYGVFHMTPEDVTFMRGSMKLNLVLLLTDLFNLFEIHPAKCVCYPGMDGQDVIARRTLGANEHGICHRRGLTMQPVMPIPDLRSDLDQPPVGSPSNRPPFQVPHSNSFSGGLNRRSTPPNEHQQQQHQQTVVQANSNHFDGNQGEAFVVHKSRGITTLSSMHSQQQQQHHHQQQHQQQQQFHQQQQSQLQQQLQQQQQQQQQEPLVPARLRQAKEKTNVESKADERGDFVAAGRPSNWEQSRRPSFAGRRSRRNSSSEDSQLTIENFGGSQDQLHTLGGRFDRDRERDRDRDRERKFSNTSIAEPAVAVRSSIADARGTLQLGYDTDSGSEKQDRETEKYSMRRQASVDNVPTVSAHNLSNASSPLPQARNKQHSSDKDYSHSVADTYNDARSSAYDPESTPVRKSSTSSMPASPAAWQLDVGDEDMRSLENATKLSTIRMKLEEKRRRIEQDKRKIEMALLRHQEKEDLESCPEVMKWETMSNESKRTPDMDPVDLDKYQVGEQSIAIMNMNLQDIQQDIHRLATQQSQMQAQHLQAQQLLQAQQIANMLNQQQQTYGSQQHLSDHHYQQQQRPMQQSFGSSPHLPQAYNAPVSAYSSRPPSRDPYQQQHQQQQPMAMPQPMQFVNEHGQYMSPPQPSHYQPQSIYSDNGAPYNNHSPHYGAAAPPQYRSSVVFDDYGQPTNHFYLHESSPQAQPQVHPQRRTWAHSAAAAAYEQQQQIQQPMVDVNAWQSQQQQQQHHQQQKKAQQPWMNRPPSSAGGAAQGSFMLHQNGGGGAGGGGGGGGELQHLFQVQASPQHSQRQLGGGANGVQRQQSLTNLRDNRSPKSQHQPQTMGMAMQQEDMMAPQSICFIGDEEDVDEVERNIIESMQATRISDFVLQQQQQQQHHQQQLQLQQQQQRLQGGRGSSSEDYDSGEMISNKLNITSGNLTYRIPSPSRPSIQANSFQDPRDSEDQPAEKGFYISFDDDQPKRPKPPLRAKRSPKKEALPLGGSSSSIRDRDSVDHQTLLKRESLSQLHNNNNNNGSEDGHKSAGANRHSIHGLNHSNSVKSPGNATYNKYTDEAPIQLRHLAVSGSDPFGHEPHPHPHPQPMQQQPMSPTRIQQSNNSAEAAKNKALVIGADATNLDPESVDEMERRKEKIMLLSLQRRQQQEEAKARKEIEASQKREKEREKEEERARKKEDQMARRAAILEQHRLKKAIEEAEREGKTLDRPDLHVKLQPQSSSATNPRLRQQRTTRPRPKTIHVDDASVDISEASSISSRGKKGSSSNLTGYGQLSSNSMKRDYYRGSQDSLTVKDSGLGRATPPRRAPSPGMGASGPKLYKQPAAKSNRGIILNAVEYCVFPGAVNREAKQKVLEKIARSEAKHFLVLFRDAGCQFRALYSYMPESGDQVTKLYGTGPSQVDEVMFDKFFKYNSGGKCFSQVHTKHLTVTIDAFTIHNSLWQGKRVQLPSKKDMALVI; from the exons ATGGATGCCGCCGAATCACAGGAAATACGACAG GCTCGTCAACGCGCTTCCGTCAAGTGGCTGCTCTCGAAGGCCTTCAACAATCGCGTGCCGGACAACCTGAAGGAGCCCTTCTATCGCGACCATGAGAATCAGGAGCGCCTCAAGCCCCAGATCATTGTGGAGCTGGGCAACGCCACGCTGTACTGCCAGACGTTGTCCAATCTGTACTCAGATCCCAACTACCAAAGCTTGAATCACTGGTCAATAATACAGACGCTAGCGCGCAAGGGTGTCCCGGTGGCCGAGTCCTCGGACATGCCCATTACCGAAACGGTATTAATTCAAACGAATCCGTTGCGAATT AACGCCCACATGTCTGTGATAGAATCGCTGATGGTTTTGTATGCCAAGGAGATATCATCGGGTGACCGCATCATGTCGGCCATCAGAAG AATATCTGGCAGCAATTACCAGACGCCTCCTGGCCAAACGTATGAGCAAGCTCTGCTGGCTTGGATTTCGCATGCCTGCGCCGCTCTGAAGAAGCGCATCATCAAGGAGGTGGAGACAGGGCTGCCCGATGAGAAT GGCACGCGTCTGCAGACGCCGGACATACCGCCAGTGAGGGACTTCCAGGATCTGTGCGATGGCATCTGCCTGGCGCTGCTCATCGCCTACTACTGCCCCAAGGTGGTGCCCTGGACGATGGTGCGCATCAACTATCTGCCCGCTGTCGAGGACTCCATACACAATATCCTGCTCGTGAGCAATTTCTCACAGAAGCATCTGCCATATGGCGTCTTCCACATGACGCCCGAGGATGTGACCTTCATGAGGGG ATCGATGAAACTGAATCTGGTACTGCTGCTCACGGATCTGTTCAATCTGTTCGAGATACATCCGGCGAAGTGTGTCTGCTACCCGGGCATGGATGGTCAGG ATGTCATCGCCCGGCGCACCTTGGGCGCCAATGAGCACGGAATCTGCCACCGACGGGGCCTCACAATGCAGCCCGTTATGCCCATACCCGATCTCCGCAGCGATCTCGACCAGCCGCCCGTTGGCTCGCCCTCGAATCGGCCGCCATTTCAAG TTCCGCATTCGAATTCATTCAGCGGCGGCTTAAATCGCAGATCCACCCCGCCAAAcgaacaccaacaacaacaacaccaacagacGGTTGTTCAAGCAAATTCGAATCATTTCGATGGTAATCAAGGCGAAG CCTTCGTCGTGCACAAGTCGCGTGGCATCACCACACTCTCATCCATGcactcgcagcagcagcagcaacaccaccaccaacagcagcatcagcaacagcaacagttccaccagcagcagcagtcgcagctacagcaacagctacagcagcaacagcagcagcagcagcaggagccctTGGTTCCGGCTCGCTTGCGTCAGGCTAAAGAAAAGACCAATGTCGAGTCCAAGGCGGATGAGAGAG GCGATTTTGTCGCTGCGGGTCGACCAAGTAACTGGGAACAGAGCCGTCGGCCAAGCTTTGCAG GGCGCCGCTCGCGCAGGAACTCCTCCAGCGAGGACTCTCAGCTGACCATCGAGAACTTTGGCGGCTCCCAGGATCAGCTGCACACGCTGGGAGGCAGATTCGATCGGGATCGCGAACGGGAccgagacagggacagggagcgGAAGTTTTCCAACACCAGCATAG CTGAACCCGCTGTGGCCGTGCGCTCCTCCATTGCCGATGCCCGGGGCACGCTGCAGCTTGGCTACGACACGGATTCGGGCTCGGAGAAGCAGGACCGCGAGACGGAGAAGTATTCAATGCGTCGGCAGGCGAG TGTCGACAATGTGCCCACGGTGTCGGCTCACAATCTATCGAATGCGAGCAGCCCCTTGCCACAGGCACGGAACAAGCAACATTCCAGCGACAAAGACTACAGCCACAGCGTGGCGGACACCTACAACGACGCCCGCTCCAGTGCCTACGATCCGGAGAGCACCCCAGTGCGCAAGTCCTCCACCAGCAGCATGCCAGCGAGCCCCGCAGCCTGGCAGCTGGACGTGGGCGATGAGGACATGCGCTCGCTGGAGAACGCCACCAAGCTGTCCACCATACGCATGAAGCTGGAGGAGAAGCGTCGTCGCATTGAGCAGGACAAGCGGAAGATCGAAATGGCCCTGCTCAGGCACCAGGAGAAG GAGGATCTGGAATCTTGTCCGGAGGTTATGAAGTGGGAAACCATGAGCAATGAATCGAAGCGCACGCCGGACATGGATCCCGTTGACTTGGACAAGTACCAGGTGGGTGAG CAAAGCATCGCCATCATGAACATGAATCTGCAGGATATCCAGCAGGATATCCACCGCCTGGCCACGCAGCAGAGCCAGATGCAGGCCCAGCACCTGCAGGCGCAGCAGCTCCTGCAGGCCCAGCAAATAGCCAATATGCTGAACCAG cagcaacagacgTATGGGTCGCAGCAGCACCTGTCTGACCACcactaccagcagcagcagagacccATGCAGCAAAGCTTTGGCTCATCGCCGCATCTTCCGCAGGCCTACAATGCCCCAGTCAGTGCGTACAGCTCCCGTCCGCCCAGCCGCGATCCCtatcagcagcaacaccagcagcagcagcccatgGCCATGCCCCAGCCGATGCAGTTCGTCAATGAGCACGGCCAGTACATGTCGCCGCCGCAGCCCTCCCACTACCAGCCGCAGAGCATCTACAGCGACAATGGAGCGCCCTACAACAACCACTCGCCGCACTACGGAGCGGCTGCTCCTCCGCAGTACAGGAGCAGTGTGGTCTTCGATGACTATGGCCAGCCCACGAACCACTTCTACCTGCATGAGTCCTcgccacaggcacagccacaggtCCATCCCCAGCGCCGCACCTGGGCGCactcagcagcagccgccgcctacgagcagcagcagcagatacagCAGCCGATGGTGGATGTGAATGCGTGGCagtcacagcagcagcagcaacagcaccaccagcagcagaagaaggcccAGCAGCCCTGGATGAACAGGCCTCCCTCCAGCGCGGGAGGAGCGGCCCAGGGCAGCTTTATGCTGCACCAGAACGGGGGAGGAGGTGCTggaggtggtggcggcggcggaggcgagCTCCAGCATCTGTTCCAGGTGCAGGCCTCGCCGCAGCACTCGCAGCGCCAGTTGGGTGGGGGGGCCAACGGGGTGCAGAGACAGCAGTCACTGACCAATCTGCGCGACAATCGCTCGCCCAAGTCCCAGCACCAGCCGCAGACCATGGGCATGGCCATGCAGCAGGAGGACATGATGGCACCGCAGAGCATTTGCTTCATtggcgacgaggaggatgtGGACGAGGTGGAGCGCAACATCATCGAGTCCATGCAGGCCACACGCATCTCGGACTTTgtgcttcagcagcagcagcaacagcaacatcaccagcagcaactgcaactgcagcagcagcagcagcgtctgcAGGGCGGAAGGGGCAGTAGTTCGGAGGACTACGACAGCGGCGAGATGATTTCCAACAAGCTGAACATCACCAGCGGAAATCTCACCTACCGCATACCTTCGCCCTCGCGCCCCTCCATTCAGGCCAACAGTTTCCAGGACCCGCGCGACAGCGAGGATCAGCCGGCCGAGAAGGGCTTCTACATCTCCTTCGACGACGACCAGCCCAAGCGTCCAAAGCCGCCGCTGCGCGCCAAGCGCTCGCCCAAGAAGGAGGCCCTGCCGTtgggcggcagcagcagcagcatccgggacagggacagcgTGGACCACCAGACTCTTCTCAAACGGGAGTCCCTAAGTCAACtgcacaacaacaataacaacaacggCAGCGAGGATGGCCACAAGTCAGCAGGGGCCAACAGGCACAGCATCCACGGCCTCAACCACTCCAACAGTGTCAAATCGCCCGGTAATGCCACCTACAACAAGTACACGGACGAGGCGCCCATCCAACTACGCCATCTGGCCGTATCGGGCTCGGATCCATTTGGCCATgagccacacccacatccacacccacagcccatgcagcagcagcccatgTCACCCACGCGAATCCAGCAGAGCAACAACAGTGCCGAGGCGGCCAAGAACAAGGCGCTGGTGATTGGAGCCGACGCCACCAACCTAGATCCG GAGTCTGTGGATGAAATGGAGCGACGAAAAGAGAAGATCATGCTGCTGTCCCTGCAGCGGcgtcagcagcaggaggaggccaaGGCACGCAAGGAGATAGAGGCCTCGCAGAAGCGGGAAAAGGAgcgggagaaggaggaggagcgcgcACGCAAGAAGGAGGATCAAATGGCGCGACGAGCGGCCATATTGGAACAGCATAGACTCAAGAAAGCCATCGAAGAGGCCGAAAGAGAG GGTAAAACCCTGGATCGGCCCGATCTGCATGTGAAACTGCAACCCCAGTCATCTAGTGCAACGAATCCGCGACTCCGGCAGCAGCGCACGACACGTCCCAGGCCCAAGACCATTCATGTGGACGATGCCAGTGTGGACATCAGTGAGGCTTCGAGCATCTCTAGTCGGGGCAAGAAGGGCTCCAGCTCGAATCTAACCG GCTACGGTCAACTAAGCTCAAATTCAATGAAAAGAGATTATTACAGGGGCTCGCAAGACTCCCTCACAGTGAAAG ATTCGGGACTGGGACGCGCCACACCGCCGAGGCGCGCACCCTCGCCTGGAATGGGCGCTTCAG GTCCAAAACTCTACAAGCAACCAGCGGCCAAATCCAATCGCGGCATTATACTGAATGCCGTCGAATACTGCGTCTTTCCGGGCGCCGTCAACCGTGAGGCCAAACAGAAAGTGCTCGAGAAGATAGCACGCTCGGAGGCGAAACACTTCCTAGTACTCTTCCGCGATGCGGGCTGCCAGTTCCGCGCCCTCTACAGCTACATGCCCGAGTCCGGGGACCAGGTGACCAAGCTGTACGGCACCGGACCTAGTCAAGTAGACGAAGTCATGTTCGATAAGTTCTTCAA ATACAACTCAGGGGGCAAGTGCTTCTCGCAAGTGCACACCAAGCATCTGACCGTCACCATCGACGCCTTCACAATACACAACTCGCTCTGGCAGGGCAAGCGGGTGCAGTTGCCCAGCAAAAAGGACATGGCGCTTGTGATCTAA
- the Patronin gene encoding patronin isoform X42, with product MDAAESQEIRQARQRASVKWLLSKAFNNRVPDNLKEPFYRDHENQERLKPQIIVELGNATLYCQTLSNLYSDPNYQSLNHWSIIQTLARKGVPVAESSDMPITETVLIQTNPLRINAHMSVIESLMVLYAKEISSGDRIMSAIRRISGSNYQTPPGQTYEQALLAWISHACAALKKRIIKEVETGLPDENGTRLQTPDIPPVRDFQDLCDGICLALLIAYYCPKVVPWTMVRINYLPAVEDSIHNILLVSNFSQKHLPYGVFHMTPEDVTFMRGSMKLNLVLLLTDLFNLFEIHPAKCVCYPGMDGQDVIARRTLGANEHGICHRRGLTMQPVMPIPDLRSDLDQPPVGSPSNRPPFQVPHSNSFSGGLNRRSTPPNEHQQQQHQQTVVQANSNHFDGNQGEAFVVHKSRGITTLSSMHSQQQQQHHHQQQHQQQQQFHQQQQSQLQQQLQQQQQQQQQEPLVPARLRQAKEKTNVESKADERGDFVAAGRPSNWEQSRRPSFAGRRSRRNSSSEDSQLTIENFGGSQDQLHTLGGRFDRDRERDRDRDRERKFSNTSIAEPAVAVRSSIADARGTLQLGYDTDSGSEKQDRETEKYSMRRQASVDNVPTVSAHNLSNASSPLPQARNKQHSSDKDYSHSVADTYNDARSSAYDPESTPVRKSSTSSMPASPAAWQLDVGDEDMRSLENATKLSTIRMKLEEKRRRIEQDKRKIEMALLRHQEKEDLESCPEVMKWETMSNESKRTPDMDPVDLDKYQAYNAPVSAYSSRPPSRDPYQQQHQQQQPMAMPQPMQFVNEHGQYMSPPQPSHYQPQSIYSDNGAPYNNHSPHYGAAAPPQYRSSVVFDDYGQPTNHFYLHESSPQAQPQVHPQRRTWAHSAAAAAYEQQQQIQQPMVDVNAWQSQQQQQQHHQQQKKAQQPWMNRPPSSAGGAAQGSFMLHQNGGGGAGGGGGGGGELQHLFQVQASPQHSQRQLGGGANGVQRQQSLTNLRDNRSPKSQHQPQTMGMAMQQEDMMAPQSICFIGDEEDVDEVERNIIESMQATRISDFVLQQQQQQQHHQQQLQLQQQQQRLQGGRGSSSEDYDSGEMISNKLNITSGNLTYRIPSPSRPSIQANSFQDPRDSEDQPAEKGFYISFDDDQPKRPKPPLRAKRSPKKEALPLGGSSSSIRDRDSVDHQTLLKRESLSQLHNNNNNNGSEDGHKSAGANRHSIHGLNHSNSVKSPGNATYNKYTDEAPIQLRHLAVSGSDPFGHEPHPHPHPQPMQQQPMSPTRIQQSNNSAEAAKNKALVIGADATNLDPESVDEMERRKEKIMLLSLQRRQQQEEAKARKEIEASQKREKEREKEEERARKKEDQMARRAAILEQHRLKKAIEEAEREGKTLDRPDLHVKLQPQSSSATNPRLRQQRTTRPRPKTIHVDDASVDISEASSISSRGKKGSSSNLTGPKLYKQPAAKSNRGIILNAVEYCVFPGAVNREAKQKVLEKIARSEAKHFLVLFRDAGCQFRALYSYMPESGDQVTKLYGTGPSQVDEVMFDKFFKYNSGGKCFSQVHTKHLTVTIDAFTIHNSLWQGKRVQLPSKKDMALVI from the exons ATGGATGCCGCCGAATCACAGGAAATACGACAG GCTCGTCAACGCGCTTCCGTCAAGTGGCTGCTCTCGAAGGCCTTCAACAATCGCGTGCCGGACAACCTGAAGGAGCCCTTCTATCGCGACCATGAGAATCAGGAGCGCCTCAAGCCCCAGATCATTGTGGAGCTGGGCAACGCCACGCTGTACTGCCAGACGTTGTCCAATCTGTACTCAGATCCCAACTACCAAAGCTTGAATCACTGGTCAATAATACAGACGCTAGCGCGCAAGGGTGTCCCGGTGGCCGAGTCCTCGGACATGCCCATTACCGAAACGGTATTAATTCAAACGAATCCGTTGCGAATT AACGCCCACATGTCTGTGATAGAATCGCTGATGGTTTTGTATGCCAAGGAGATATCATCGGGTGACCGCATCATGTCGGCCATCAGAAG AATATCTGGCAGCAATTACCAGACGCCTCCTGGCCAAACGTATGAGCAAGCTCTGCTGGCTTGGATTTCGCATGCCTGCGCCGCTCTGAAGAAGCGCATCATCAAGGAGGTGGAGACAGGGCTGCCCGATGAGAAT GGCACGCGTCTGCAGACGCCGGACATACCGCCAGTGAGGGACTTCCAGGATCTGTGCGATGGCATCTGCCTGGCGCTGCTCATCGCCTACTACTGCCCCAAGGTGGTGCCCTGGACGATGGTGCGCATCAACTATCTGCCCGCTGTCGAGGACTCCATACACAATATCCTGCTCGTGAGCAATTTCTCACAGAAGCATCTGCCATATGGCGTCTTCCACATGACGCCCGAGGATGTGACCTTCATGAGGGG ATCGATGAAACTGAATCTGGTACTGCTGCTCACGGATCTGTTCAATCTGTTCGAGATACATCCGGCGAAGTGTGTCTGCTACCCGGGCATGGATGGTCAGG ATGTCATCGCCCGGCGCACCTTGGGCGCCAATGAGCACGGAATCTGCCACCGACGGGGCCTCACAATGCAGCCCGTTATGCCCATACCCGATCTCCGCAGCGATCTCGACCAGCCGCCCGTTGGCTCGCCCTCGAATCGGCCGCCATTTCAAG TTCCGCATTCGAATTCATTCAGCGGCGGCTTAAATCGCAGATCCACCCCGCCAAAcgaacaccaacaacaacaacaccaacagacGGTTGTTCAAGCAAATTCGAATCATTTCGATGGTAATCAAGGCGAAG CCTTCGTCGTGCACAAGTCGCGTGGCATCACCACACTCTCATCCATGcactcgcagcagcagcagcaacaccaccaccaacagcagcatcagcaacagcaacagttccaccagcagcagcagtcgcagctacagcaacagctacagcagcaacagcagcagcagcagcaggagccctTGGTTCCGGCTCGCTTGCGTCAGGCTAAAGAAAAGACCAATGTCGAGTCCAAGGCGGATGAGAGAG GCGATTTTGTCGCTGCGGGTCGACCAAGTAACTGGGAACAGAGCCGTCGGCCAAGCTTTGCAG GGCGCCGCTCGCGCAGGAACTCCTCCAGCGAGGACTCTCAGCTGACCATCGAGAACTTTGGCGGCTCCCAGGATCAGCTGCACACGCTGGGAGGCAGATTCGATCGGGATCGCGAACGGGAccgagacagggacagggagcgGAAGTTTTCCAACACCAGCATAG CTGAACCCGCTGTGGCCGTGCGCTCCTCCATTGCCGATGCCCGGGGCACGCTGCAGCTTGGCTACGACACGGATTCGGGCTCGGAGAAGCAGGACCGCGAGACGGAGAAGTATTCAATGCGTCGGCAGGCGAG TGTCGACAATGTGCCCACGGTGTCGGCTCACAATCTATCGAATGCGAGCAGCCCCTTGCCACAGGCACGGAACAAGCAACATTCCAGCGACAAAGACTACAGCCACAGCGTGGCGGACACCTACAACGACGCCCGCTCCAGTGCCTACGATCCGGAGAGCACCCCAGTGCGCAAGTCCTCCACCAGCAGCATGCCAGCGAGCCCCGCAGCCTGGCAGCTGGACGTGGGCGATGAGGACATGCGCTCGCTGGAGAACGCCACCAAGCTGTCCACCATACGCATGAAGCTGGAGGAGAAGCGTCGTCGCATTGAGCAGGACAAGCGGAAGATCGAAATGGCCCTGCTCAGGCACCAGGAGAAG GAGGATCTGGAATCTTGTCCGGAGGTTATGAAGTGGGAAACCATGAGCAATGAATCGAAGCGCACGCCGGACATGGATCCCGTTGACTTGGACAAGTACCAG GCCTACAATGCCCCAGTCAGTGCGTACAGCTCCCGTCCGCCCAGCCGCGATCCCtatcagcagcaacaccagcagcagcagcccatgGCCATGCCCCAGCCGATGCAGTTCGTCAATGAGCACGGCCAGTACATGTCGCCGCCGCAGCCCTCCCACTACCAGCCGCAGAGCATCTACAGCGACAATGGAGCGCCCTACAACAACCACTCGCCGCACTACGGAGCGGCTGCTCCTCCGCAGTACAGGAGCAGTGTGGTCTTCGATGACTATGGCCAGCCCACGAACCACTTCTACCTGCATGAGTCCTcgccacaggcacagccacaggtCCATCCCCAGCGCCGCACCTGGGCGCactcagcagcagccgccgcctacgagcagcagcagcagatacagCAGCCGATGGTGGATGTGAATGCGTGGCagtcacagcagcagcagcaacagcaccaccagcagcagaagaaggcccAGCAGCCCTGGATGAACAGGCCTCCCTCCAGCGCGGGAGGAGCGGCCCAGGGCAGCTTTATGCTGCACCAGAACGGGGGAGGAGGTGCTggaggtggtggcggcggcggaggcgagCTCCAGCATCTGTTCCAGGTGCAGGCCTCGCCGCAGCACTCGCAGCGCCAGTTGGGTGGGGGGGCCAACGGGGTGCAGAGACAGCAGTCACTGACCAATCTGCGCGACAATCGCTCGCCCAAGTCCCAGCACCAGCCGCAGACCATGGGCATGGCCATGCAGCAGGAGGACATGATGGCACCGCAGAGCATTTGCTTCATtggcgacgaggaggatgtGGACGAGGTGGAGCGCAACATCATCGAGTCCATGCAGGCCACACGCATCTCGGACTTTgtgcttcagcagcagcagcaacagcaacatcaccagcagcaactgcaactgcagcagcagcagcagcgtctgcAGGGCGGAAGGGGCAGTAGTTCGGAGGACTACGACAGCGGCGAGATGATTTCCAACAAGCTGAACATCACCAGCGGAAATCTCACCTACCGCATACCTTCGCCCTCGCGCCCCTCCATTCAGGCCAACAGTTTCCAGGACCCGCGCGACAGCGAGGATCAGCCGGCCGAGAAGGGCTTCTACATCTCCTTCGACGACGACCAGCCCAAGCGTCCAAAGCCGCCGCTGCGCGCCAAGCGCTCGCCCAAGAAGGAGGCCCTGCCGTtgggcggcagcagcagcagcatccgggacagggacagcgTGGACCACCAGACTCTTCTCAAACGGGAGTCCCTAAGTCAACtgcacaacaacaataacaacaacggCAGCGAGGATGGCCACAAGTCAGCAGGGGCCAACAGGCACAGCATCCACGGCCTCAACCACTCCAACAGTGTCAAATCGCCCGGTAATGCCACCTACAACAAGTACACGGACGAGGCGCCCATCCAACTACGCCATCTGGCCGTATCGGGCTCGGATCCATTTGGCCATgagccacacccacatccacacccacagcccatgcagcagcagcccatgTCACCCACGCGAATCCAGCAGAGCAACAACAGTGCCGAGGCGGCCAAGAACAAGGCGCTGGTGATTGGAGCCGACGCCACCAACCTAGATCCG GAGTCTGTGGATGAAATGGAGCGACGAAAAGAGAAGATCATGCTGCTGTCCCTGCAGCGGcgtcagcagcaggaggaggccaaGGCACGCAAGGAGATAGAGGCCTCGCAGAAGCGGGAAAAGGAgcgggagaaggaggaggagcgcgcACGCAAGAAGGAGGATCAAATGGCGCGACGAGCGGCCATATTGGAACAGCATAGACTCAAGAAAGCCATCGAAGAGGCCGAAAGAGAG GGTAAAACCCTGGATCGGCCCGATCTGCATGTGAAACTGCAACCCCAGTCATCTAGTGCAACGAATCCGCGACTCCGGCAGCAGCGCACGACACGTCCCAGGCCCAAGACCATTCATGTGGACGATGCCAGTGTGGACATCAGTGAGGCTTCGAGCATCTCTAGTCGGGGCAAGAAGGGCTCCAGCTCGAATCTAACCG GTCCAAAACTCTACAAGCAACCAGCGGCCAAATCCAATCGCGGCATTATACTGAATGCCGTCGAATACTGCGTCTTTCCGGGCGCCGTCAACCGTGAGGCCAAACAGAAAGTGCTCGAGAAGATAGCACGCTCGGAGGCGAAACACTTCCTAGTACTCTTCCGCGATGCGGGCTGCCAGTTCCGCGCCCTCTACAGCTACATGCCCGAGTCCGGGGACCAGGTGACCAAGCTGTACGGCACCGGACCTAGTCAAGTAGACGAAGTCATGTTCGATAAGTTCTTCAA ATACAACTCAGGGGGCAAGTGCTTCTCGCAAGTGCACACCAAGCATCTGACCGTCACCATCGACGCCTTCACAATACACAACTCGCTCTGGCAGGGCAAGCGGGTGCAGTTGCCCAGCAAAAAGGACATGGCGCTTGTGATCTAA